One segment of Meleagris gallopavo isolate NT-WF06-2002-E0010 breed Aviagen turkey brand Nicholas breeding stock chromosome 8, Turkey_5.1, whole genome shotgun sequence DNA contains the following:
- the BMPR1A gene encoding bone morphogenetic protein receptor type-1A, with translation MTRLRVRERLLGVYLLIILHVQGQSLDSMLHGTGMKTNPDQKKQGNGVTLAPEDTLPFLKCYCSGHCPDDAINNTCITNGHCFAIIEEDEHGEPTLASGCMKYEGSDFQCKDSPKAQLRRTIECCRTDFCNQDLQPTLPPLDSTDGLFDGSIRWMAVLISMAVCIIVMIILFSCFCYKHYCKSMAKRHCYNRDLEQDEAFIPAGESLKDLIDQSQSSGSGSGLPLLVQRTIAKQIQMVRQVGKGRYGEVWMGKWRGEKVAVKVFFTTEEASWFRETEIYQTVLMRHENILGFIAADIKGTGSWTQLYLITDYHENGSLYDFLKCTTLDNRALLKLAYSAACGLCHLHTEIYGTQGKPAIAHRDLKSKNILIKKNGTCCIADLGLAVKFNSDTNEVDVPLNTRVGTKRYMAPEVLDESLNKNHFQPYIMADIYSFGLIIWEMARRCVTGGIVEEYQLPYYDMVPNDPSYEDMREVVCVKRLRPVVSNRWNSDECLRAILKLMSECWAHNPASRLTALRIKKTLAKMVESQDVKI, from the exons GACAAAGTCTAGACAGCATGCTCCATGGCACAGGAATGAAGACAAATCCTGaccaaaagaaacaaggaaatggGGTAACACTCGCTCCAGAAGACACCTTACCATTTCTTAAGTGCTACTGCTCAGGACATTGTCCAGATGATGCTATTAATAACACATGCAT AACTAATGGGCATTGCTTTGCTATCATTGAGGAAGATGAACATGGGGAACCAACACTTGCTTCTGGCTGCATGAAGTATGAAGGTTCGGACTTCCAGTGCAAG GATTCACCAAAAGCACAATTACGTCGGACAATTGAGTGCTGTCGGACTGACTTCTGCAATCAGGATTTACAGCCAACATTACCACCGCTTGATAGTACAG atggaCTTTTTGATGGCAGCATTCGTTGGATGGCAGTCTTAATTTCTATGGCAGTCTGCATAATTGTCATGATCATCTTATTTAGCTGCTTTTGTTACAA GCATTATTGTAAGTCAATGGCAAAGAGACACTGTTATAATCGTGACCTGGAACAAGATGAAGCATTTATTCCAGCTGGGGAGTCATTAAAAGACCTCATTGACCAGTCGCAGAGTTCTGGCAGTGGCTCAGGACTACCATTGCTG gtTCAGCGTACTATTGCCAAACAAATCCAGATGGTGAGGCAAGTTGGAAAGGGACGATATGGTGAAGTGTGGATGGGCAAATGGAGGGGTGAAAAAGTTGCAGTCAAAGTGTTTTTTACCACAGAAGAAGCCAGTTGGTTTCGAGAAACAGAGATTTACCAGACTGTTTTAATGCGTCATGAAAACATCCTTG GTTTTATAGCTGCAGATATTAAAGGCACTGGATCCTGGACGCAGCTTTACTTGATTACAGATTATCATGAAAATGGATCACTATATGATTTTTTGAAGTGCACTACACTAGACAACAGGGCTCTCCTCAAACTGGCATACTCTGCTGCATGTGGTCTGTGCCATCTACATACAGAAATCTATGGGACGCAAGGCAAGCCTGCTATTGCACACAGGGACctgaaaagtaaaaacattttgataaaGAAGAATGGGACGTGCTGTATTGCTGACTTGGGTCTCGCAGTCAAGTTTAACAG TGACACAAATGAAGTTGATGTTCCCTTGAATACTAGAGTGGGAACAAAACGTTACATGGCTCCAGAGGTCCTAGATGAAAGCCTGAATAAAAACCATTTTCAGCCATACATCATGGCTGACATATACAGTTTTGGGCTGATAATTTGGGAAATGGCTCGACGCTGTGTCACAGGAG GTATTGTTGAAGAGTATCAGTTGCCATACTATGACATGGTGCCAAATGATCCATCTTATGAGGACATGAGAGAAGTGGTGTGTGTCAAACGTCTGCGCCCAGTAGTATCTAACAGATGGAATAGTGATGAA TGTTTAAGagcaatattaaaattaatgtcTGAATGCTGGGCTCACAATCctgcttcaagactcactgCCTTGAGGATCAAGAAGACGCTTGCCAAGATGGTGGAATCGCAAGATGTAAAGATTTGA